Proteins encoded within one genomic window of Polynucleobacter duraquae:
- a CDS encoding YhbY family RNA-binding protein — protein MTVLTITPAQRKSLKADAHGLSPVVMIGGDGLTPAVIKEAKSAISHHGLIKVRVFGDDREARIAIYEELCDKLGAAPVQHIGKLLVVWKPIDVVDAALINLSRSSKQTKKTLQAPRTKRQPNRVVAKAGVRTSTSERSDRRSAASKSPFERVAAVKNAAPKKRVLRADAAESKIGWSSPGYRKAVAAPAPIKKRKVRMSSNKKKSLGS, from the coding sequence ATGACAGTACTTACTATTACCCCCGCACAACGTAAATCCCTTAAAGCCGACGCTCATGGTCTCAGCCCAGTCGTCATGATTGGTGGCGATGGCCTTACCCCTGCGGTCATTAAAGAGGCTAAATCAGCTATCTCTCATCACGGCTTGATCAAAGTTCGTGTTTTTGGTGATGATCGTGAAGCACGAATCGCCATCTATGAAGAGCTCTGCGACAAGCTGGGTGCTGCACCCGTTCAGCACATTGGTAAATTACTAGTGGTTTGGAAGCCGATTGATGTTGTCGATGCAGCACTCATCAATTTGAGTCGTTCTAGTAAGCAAACTAAAAAAACATTACAAGCGCCCCGCACTAAGCGCCAACCAAATCGCGTGGTGGCGAAAGCTGGTGTTCGTACTAGCACTTCAGAGAGATCAGATCGACGCTCAGCAGCTAGTAAATCTCCTTTTGAAAGAGTGGCTGCGGTCAAAAATGCTGCCCCTAAAAAACGGGTTCTACGTGCAGATGCTGCTGAATCTAAAATTGGTTGGTCATCACCGGGTTACCGCAAAGCGGTTGCAGCGCCTGCGCCCATTAAGAAACGCAAGGTACGCATGAGTAGTAATAAGAAGAAATCATTGGGATCTTGA
- the pstB gene encoding phosphate ABC transporter ATP-binding protein PstB gives MNETTSQNAQTPVKNAIEVRNLNFFYGSFQGLQNINLDIEEGKVTAFIGPSGCGKSTLLRTLNRMYSLYPGQRAEGEINFYGQNILTPDQDVNLLRSRIGMVFQKPTPFPMSIYENIAFGVRLYEKLSRSEMDERVEWALNKAALWNEAKDKLNQSGLSLSGGQQQRLCIARGVAVKPSVMLLDEPTSALDPISTGKIEELINELKHEYTIAIVTHNMQQAARVSDYTAYMYLGSLIEFGKTDEIFIKPKRKETEDYITGRFG, from the coding sequence ATGAACGAAACGACAAGCCAAAACGCACAAACTCCGGTTAAGAATGCAATCGAAGTGCGTAATCTAAACTTTTTCTACGGATCCTTTCAGGGTTTGCAAAATATAAACTTGGATATTGAAGAGGGCAAAGTAACCGCCTTTATTGGCCCTTCTGGTTGCGGCAAATCTACATTGCTCAGAACCTTGAACCGTATGTATAGCCTGTATCCAGGTCAACGTGCCGAGGGTGAGATTAATTTCTATGGCCAGAATATTTTGACCCCAGATCAAGATGTGAACCTACTACGCTCAAGAATTGGTATGGTTTTCCAAAAGCCAACTCCATTCCCAATGTCGATTTATGAGAATATTGCTTTTGGTGTACGTCTTTACGAAAAGCTTTCCCGCTCTGAAATGGATGAGCGTGTGGAGTGGGCCTTAAATAAGGCTGCTTTGTGGAACGAAGCAAAAGACAAGCTGAACCAAAGTGGTTTATCTCTTTCCGGTGGCCAGCAGCAGCGTTTATGTATTGCCCGTGGTGTGGCTGTTAAGCCTTCCGTAATGTTGCTAGATGAGCCAACCTCTGCCTTGGATCCAATCTCTACAGGTAAGATTGAAGAGTTAATTAATGAACTGAAGCATGAGTATACGATTGCGATTGTTACTCATAATATGCAGCAAGCTGCGCGTGTATCGGATTACACTGCCTATATGTACCTAGGAAGCTTAATTGAGTTCGGCAAGACTGATGAAATCTTCATCAAGCCTAAGCGTAAAGAAACAGAAGATTACATTACCGGCCGTTTCGGTTAA
- the pstS gene encoding phosphate ABC transporter substrate-binding protein PstS: MNSFLKKALVVSAISFAPVAFAADMTGAGATFPYPIYAKWAEAYKAKTGSNLNYQSIGSSGGIKQIKAKTVDFGATDNPVKFEDLEKDGMVQFPAIIGGVVPVMNVDGVKPGELKLDGPTLADIFQGVISDWGDKRIALMNPGVKIPSGPITVVHRADGSGTTAIFTDYLAKTSTLWKDAVGAGASVKWPAASSVGGKGNEGVAANVSRVKNSVGYVEYAYAKKNKMTHISLKNKDGNYVQPDDATFAAAAAGTDWSKIPGMGTFITNASGAKSWPITGASFILLYKNPDNKANAAEVMKFFDFGFKEGKNMALELDYVPMPDVTTDFIRKNVFSKVVTK, encoded by the coding sequence ATGAACTCATTTTTGAAAAAAGCGTTAGTTGTTAGCGCAATTTCATTTGCCCCAGTTGCATTTGCCGCGGACATGACCGGCGCAGGCGCAACATTCCCATACCCAATCTACGCTAAATGGGCCGAAGCCTATAAAGCAAAAACGGGTTCTAACTTGAACTACCAATCTATTGGTTCTTCAGGTGGTATCAAGCAAATTAAAGCCAAGACTGTTGATTTCGGTGCAACCGACAATCCAGTGAAATTTGAAGATTTAGAAAAAGATGGCATGGTTCAGTTTCCAGCCATTATTGGTGGTGTAGTGCCAGTGATGAACGTGGATGGTGTTAAGCCAGGCGAACTCAAATTAGATGGCCCAACATTAGCTGATATTTTCCAAGGCGTTATTTCTGACTGGGGTGACAAGCGTATTGCTTTGATGAACCCTGGTGTAAAGATTCCTTCTGGCCCAATCACTGTTGTTCACCGTGCTGACGGTTCTGGTACAACAGCGATTTTTACTGACTACTTAGCGAAAACTAGCACCCTCTGGAAAGATGCAGTTGGTGCAGGTGCTTCTGTTAAATGGCCAGCTGCTTCATCTGTTGGTGGCAAAGGTAACGAAGGTGTTGCTGCAAACGTTTCTCGCGTAAAGAATTCTGTAGGTTACGTTGAGTATGCATACGCCAAGAAAAACAAAATGACTCACATTTCTTTGAAAAACAAAGATGGCAATTATGTGCAGCCTGATGATGCAACCTTTGCTGCTGCTGCTGCTGGAACTGATTGGTCTAAGATCCCAGGTATGGGCACATTTATCACCAATGCTTCTGGTGCTAAGTCATGGCCAATCACTGGTGCATCTTTCATCCTCTTGTACAAGAACCCAGATAACAAGGCAAATGCTGCCGAAGTAATGAAGTTCTTTGACTTCGGATTTAAAGAAGGCAAGAATATGGCTTTAGAGTTGGATTACGTGCCAATGCCTGATGTAACAACTGACTTCATTCGTAAGAATGTATTTTCTAAGGTTGTTACTAAGTAA
- the phoU gene encoding phosphate signaling complex protein PhoU codes for MQDKHLSSQFDADLNGLSSRLLEMGGLVESQISTAMRAFTQMDIETCNVVIQNEKLVNDLEIQIDLACTELIARRQPTARDLRLVMAVSKAITNLERAGDEAERVAKRTKRLIEAGATHNINVAEIRLSGQMAISLLRRSLDAFARLDTVAAAEVVQEDRQIDEEFRGFVRKLISYMMEDPHTISTGLDMLTIAKAIERIGDHAKNIAEFVIYIAKGSDVRHIPHEDLVREANKP; via the coding sequence ATGCAAGATAAGCACCTTTCGTCACAATTCGATGCCGATTTAAATGGGCTTTCAAGCCGTTTGCTAGAAATGGGCGGTCTCGTTGAATCCCAAATTTCCACAGCGATGCGTGCATTTACGCAAATGGATATTGAGACGTGCAATGTTGTCATCCAGAACGAAAAGCTGGTTAATGATTTAGAAATTCAGATTGATTTAGCCTGTACTGAACTCATTGCTCGTCGTCAGCCTACCGCTCGAGATCTCCGTCTCGTCATGGCTGTTTCAAAAGCGATTACCAATTTAGAGCGTGCCGGTGATGAGGCTGAGCGCGTTGCTAAGAGAACTAAGCGCTTAATCGAAGCTGGAGCCACTCACAACATTAATGTTGCCGAAATTCGTTTATCTGGACAGATGGCAATCTCTCTCTTGCGTCGCAGCTTAGATGCTTTTGCAAGGTTAGATACAGTTGCTGCTGCAGAAGTAGTTCAGGAAGATCGCCAAATTGATGAAGAGTTTAGAGGCTTTGTTCGTAAGCTGATCTCATACATGATGGAAGATCCTCATACGATTTCAACCGGTCTGGATATGCTGACTATTGCAAAGGCGATTGAGCGTATTGGCGATCATGCAAAGAACATTGCTGAATTCGTTATTTATATTGCCAAAGGCTCTGATGTGCGTCATATCCCTCATGAGGATTTGGTCCGCGAGGCAAATAAACCGTAA
- the ftsH gene encoding ATP-dependent zinc metalloprotease FtsH, whose translation MNSNMLQKIGVWLIVGLVLFTVFKQFDKPKDQNQVTYSQFMDDAKAGKVKRVDVQGRTLQVTPNDGIKYSIISPGDIWMVGDLMKFGVQVTGKADDEPNMLVSALYYLGPTLLIIGFWFFMMRQMQGGGKGGAFSFGKSKARLVDENSNTVTFADVAGCDEAKEEVFEIVDFLKDPQKFQKLGGHIPHGVLLVGPPGTGKTLLARAIAGEAKVPFFAISGSDFVEMFVGVGASRVRDMFENAKKNSPCIIFIDEIDAVGRHRGSGMGGGNDEREQTLNQMLVEMDGFESNSGVIVVAATNRSDVLDKALLRPGRFDRQVHVGLPDIRGREQILQVHMRKVPIDPDVNAAVLARGTPGFSGADLANLVNESALFAARRNKRAVDMKDFEDAKDKIYMGPERKSAVMREEERRNTAYHESGHAVVAKVLPKADPVHKVTIMPRGMALGVTWQLPEFDRVNLYKDRMMEELAILFGGRAAEEVFLNSSSTGASNDFERATKMARDMVTRYGMSDSLGTMVYVDTESESIFGRNSTKTVSELTQQKVDAEIRALVDSQYALARSILEQNRDKVEAMVTALLEWETIDAEQITDIMEGRPPRAPKPPPATQFGNSAGTPGPAAGAAPATA comes from the coding sequence TTGAATAGCAATATGTTGCAAAAAATCGGCGTGTGGCTCATTGTGGGTTTGGTCTTGTTTACTGTTTTTAAACAGTTCGACAAGCCTAAAGATCAGAATCAGGTCACGTATTCTCAATTCATGGACGATGCCAAAGCAGGCAAAGTTAAGAGAGTGGATGTGCAAGGTCGCACATTGCAGGTGACTCCAAATGACGGCATTAAATACTCCATCATCTCCCCAGGGGATATTTGGATGGTTGGCGACTTGATGAAGTTTGGTGTCCAGGTTACTGGTAAAGCAGATGACGAACCGAATATGTTGGTCTCGGCTTTGTATTACCTCGGACCTACTTTATTGATCATTGGTTTCTGGTTCTTCATGATGCGTCAGATGCAAGGTGGCGGTAAGGGTGGAGCATTCTCTTTCGGAAAATCGAAAGCACGTCTCGTTGATGAGAACAGTAATACTGTGACCTTTGCTGATGTTGCAGGTTGCGATGAAGCAAAAGAAGAAGTCTTTGAGATTGTCGATTTCTTAAAAGACCCACAAAAGTTTCAAAAGCTGGGTGGCCATATTCCGCATGGCGTATTGCTAGTAGGCCCTCCGGGTACTGGTAAGACTTTGCTGGCTCGTGCGATTGCAGGTGAAGCGAAGGTGCCATTTTTTGCGATCTCTGGTTCAGACTTTGTCGAAATGTTTGTTGGTGTCGGTGCATCACGTGTGCGCGATATGTTTGAAAACGCCAAGAAGAATTCGCCTTGCATCATCTTTATTGATGAGATTGATGCTGTTGGTCGTCATCGTGGCTCTGGTATGGGCGGCGGTAATGATGAGCGTGAGCAAACTCTCAACCAGATGCTGGTCGAGATGGATGGTTTTGAAAGTAATAGCGGTGTGATCGTGGTTGCTGCGACTAACCGTTCCGATGTTTTGGACAAAGCCTTATTACGTCCAGGTCGTTTCGATCGTCAAGTACACGTAGGCTTGCCAGATATTCGTGGCCGCGAGCAAATTCTGCAAGTGCATATGCGTAAGGTTCCAATTGATCCAGACGTCAATGCAGCAGTATTGGCACGTGGTACCCCTGGTTTCTCAGGTGCCGATCTAGCAAACCTAGTAAACGAGTCAGCATTGTTTGCAGCCCGTCGTAATAAGCGCGCTGTGGATATGAAAGACTTTGAGGATGCAAAAGACAAGATCTACATGGGTCCTGAGCGTAAATCAGCTGTAATGCGCGAAGAAGAGCGTCGTAATACGGCGTATCACGAGTCTGGTCATGCGGTGGTCGCCAAGGTATTGCCTAAGGCTGATCCAGTGCATAAGGTCACCATCATGCCGCGCGGCATGGCTTTGGGTGTTACTTGGCAGTTGCCTGAGTTTGATCGTGTGAACTTATATAAAGATCGCATGATGGAGGAGTTGGCGATTTTGTTTGGTGGCCGTGCTGCTGAAGAGGTGTTCTTGAACTCCTCAAGTACAGGCGCTTCAAATGACTTTGAGCGTGCTACCAAAATGGCGCGTGATATGGTGACTCGTTATGGCATGAGCGATAGCTTAGGGACGATGGTCTACGTTGATACAGAGTCTGAAAGTATTTTTGGGCGCAATAGTACGAAGACAGTTTCTGAGTTAACTCAGCAAAAGGTAGATGCAGAGATTCGTGCATTGGTGGATAGCCAGTACGCATTGGCAAGATCGATCCTTGAGCAAAACCGTGACAAGGTTGAGGCTATGGTGACTGCATTGCTTGAATGGGAAACCATTGATGCTGAGCAGATTACCGACATCATGGAAGGTCGCCCACCACGCGCTCCAAAGCCACCACCAGCAACCCAGTTTGGTAACTCTGCTGGTACGCCGGGTCCTGCTGCCGGGGCTGCCCCAGCCACTGCGTAG
- the pstA gene encoding phosphate ABC transporter permease PstA: MSNFSNIDSSLFAKRKRANKIGLTLSMGAMVIGMIFLLWILSVLLFKGFAALDISLFTQSTPAPGSEGGGLANAILGSLMIVASCTLISTPIGVLAGLYLSEYGDRSRVAAITRFVTDIMLSAPSIVIGLFVYALVVAQVRHFSGWAGTLALTLIAVPVVVRTTENMLRLVPGSLREAAYALGTPKWKVAFKISLRAAQSGVMTGILLALARVSGETAPLLFTALNNQFFSTNMNAPMANLPVVIFQFAMSPYDNWVELAWGGALLITFAVLGFNILARVLFREKVQG, translated from the coding sequence ATGAGTAATTTTTCCAATATTGATTCCTCCCTTTTTGCGAAACGTAAGCGTGCCAATAAGATTGGACTAACCCTGTCTATGGGCGCCATGGTCATTGGCATGATCTTTTTATTATGGATTTTGAGTGTGTTGTTATTTAAGGGCTTTGCTGCCCTCGATATCTCGTTATTTACTCAAAGCACACCAGCGCCAGGTTCTGAAGGTGGTGGCTTGGCCAATGCGATTCTCGGAAGTCTCATGATTGTTGCCAGTTGTACATTAATCAGTACGCCAATAGGTGTGCTGGCTGGTTTATATCTTTCTGAATATGGGGATAGGAGTAGGGTAGCTGCGATAACCCGTTTTGTTACTGACATCATGTTATCCGCTCCATCCATTGTGATTGGTTTATTTGTGTATGCGCTCGTAGTTGCCCAAGTACGTCACTTCTCAGGCTGGGCCGGTACGCTTGCTTTAACTTTGATTGCGGTTCCAGTAGTTGTTCGCACTACCGAGAACATGTTGCGCCTAGTCCCTGGCAGCTTGCGTGAGGCTGCTTATGCCTTGGGTACGCCGAAGTGGAAAGTGGCTTTTAAGATTTCCTTAAGAGCGGCGCAAAGCGGTGTGATGACTGGTATTTTATTGGCCTTAGCTCGGGTGAGTGGTGAAACAGCACCTTTATTATTCACTGCGCTAAATAATCAGTTCTTCTCCACCAATATGAATGCGCCAATGGCCAATTTGCCAGTAGTCATCTTCCAGTTTGCAATGAGCCCATACGACAACTGGGTAGAGCTTGCTTGGGGTGGTGCACTATTAATTACTTTTGCTGTATTGGGCTTTAATATTTTGGCTCGAGTGTTATTTCGCGAGAAGGTCCAAGGGTAA
- a CDS encoding RlmE family RNA methyltransferase yields the protein MAKNKFNKSWLQDHLNDPYVKMAQKEGYRARAVYKLSEIDEQDRLIKAGMTIVDLGSAPGSWSQYARNRLTELGKNNPNIESGKPDGIIIAIDILPMEDIADVSFIQGDFREDEGLKALEALLPANADGKVDFVMSDMAPNLSGVGVADAARMAFLAEIALDFSVQHLRSDGALLIKCFNGSGYSQIVESFKKVFKTVASRKPKASRAKSSEIFLLGRDLKAPK from the coding sequence GTGGCAAAGAATAAATTTAATAAAAGTTGGTTGCAGGATCATCTCAATGATCCGTACGTGAAGATGGCCCAAAAAGAGGGTTATCGCGCACGAGCTGTCTATAAGTTGAGCGAAATAGATGAGCAGGATCGACTGATTAAAGCGGGTATGACGATTGTGGATCTGGGGAGCGCTCCTGGGAGCTGGTCTCAGTACGCTCGTAATCGCCTGACTGAGCTCGGTAAAAATAATCCCAATATTGAGTCTGGTAAGCCAGACGGAATCATTATTGCGATTGATATTCTGCCGATGGAGGATATTGCCGATGTGTCCTTTATTCAGGGGGATTTCCGGGAAGATGAGGGTTTAAAGGCCTTAGAGGCACTTTTACCGGCGAATGCAGATGGAAAAGTCGATTTTGTGATGTCCGATATGGCCCCCAATTTATCGGGTGTGGGGGTGGCAGATGCGGCCCGAATGGCTTTTTTGGCTGAGATTGCCTTGGATTTTTCAGTCCAGCACCTGAGGTCTGACGGGGCTCTATTGATTAAGTGCTTTAACGGCAGCGGCTATAGTCAGATTGTGGAATCCTTTAAAAAGGTCTTTAAAACAGTGGCTTCCAGAAAGCCAAAAGCCTCTAGAGCTAAGTCCTCGGAAATCTTTTTATTAGGCCGAGACCTTAAGGCACCCAAATAA
- a CDS encoding DUF4149 domain-containing protein codes for MQTLEAPDHPVAQRLFILIAGLWVGSILAVGYLVAPAIFSTMTDRQAAGMVAGSVFKLEAYLSLIVCIGLMVLANLLVNRGLSQFKFIRWLLLAMLLCAIAASFILIPWMNTLRDDALMQGMPVMLSPSATLFGRLHGVSSILFMLQSILGIFLVWRLTKR; via the coding sequence ATGCAGACTTTAGAGGCTCCAGATCACCCTGTAGCTCAAAGACTATTTATTTTGATTGCAGGTTTGTGGGTTGGTAGCATACTCGCGGTAGGTTATTTAGTTGCTCCAGCCATTTTCAGTACGATGACCGATCGCCAAGCTGCTGGAATGGTTGCTGGTAGCGTCTTTAAATTAGAAGCTTATCTTAGCTTGATTGTGTGCATCGGCCTGATGGTCTTAGCTAATCTCCTAGTGAATCGTGGCCTTAGTCAATTTAAGTTTATTCGTTGGCTCTTGTTGGCAATGTTGCTGTGTGCAATCGCAGCTAGCTTTATCTTGATTCCCTGGATGAACACTTTGAGAGATGATGCCCTAATGCAAGGCATGCCAGTAATGCTTTCTCCTTCAGCTACTTTGTTTGGGAGACTGCATGGCGTCTCTAGCATTCTTTTTATGCTCCAGAGCATTTTGGGAATCTTTTTAGTTTGGCGACTGACTAAGAGATAG
- the folP gene encoding dihydropteroate synthase: MSKQTLPATWCCGRFLYDFSKRQRPLVMGILNATPDSFSDGGKFRTPSDAIAQAERMIANGADMIDIGGESTRPGAEPVSLQEELDRVLPVVEALKDCGVALSIDTYKAETMRQALQAGVDCVNDIWALRQEGAVEVIIESDQRNPNKQCGIIFMHMQRDPQTMQFDPEYQDVIAEVKAFLQERAALLESQGVAKNRIAIDPGFGFGKSLKHNLKMLTEFDQFSQLGYSVLAGMSRKSMLGKLTGRDTNDRVAPSVAAAILAADRGAQIIRVHDVQETVDSLKLWEAIQE; the protein is encoded by the coding sequence GTGAGCAAGCAAACTCTGCCCGCAACATGGTGTTGCGGGCGTTTTCTTTATGACTTTAGCAAACGTCAGCGCCCACTAGTGATGGGCATTCTGAATGCCACGCCAGATTCCTTTTCTGATGGTGGTAAGTTCAGAACTCCAAGTGATGCTATTGCCCAAGCGGAGCGCATGATCGCCAACGGTGCAGACATGATTGATATTGGCGGTGAGTCCACTCGCCCTGGTGCTGAACCCGTCTCTTTGCAAGAAGAATTGGATCGCGTCTTGCCAGTGGTTGAGGCATTAAAAGATTGTGGCGTCGCCTTATCAATTGATACCTATAAAGCCGAGACTATGCGTCAAGCTCTCCAGGCTGGAGTTGATTGTGTTAATGACATTTGGGCATTGCGACAAGAGGGTGCAGTAGAGGTCATCATCGAGAGCGATCAGCGAAATCCAAATAAGCAATGTGGCATTATCTTCATGCACATGCAGCGCGATCCACAGACCATGCAATTTGATCCCGAATATCAGGATGTCATTGCTGAAGTGAAAGCATTTTTGCAAGAGCGTGCAGCATTACTAGAGAGCCAAGGTGTTGCCAAAAATAGAATTGCTATCGATCCCGGTTTTGGCTTTGGCAAGAGCCTGAAGCACAACCTCAAGATGCTGACAGAATTTGATCAATTCTCGCAATTGGGTTATTCGGTGCTGGCGGGGATGTCTCGTAAATCCATGTTGGGTAAATTAACGGGTCGTGACACTAACGATCGTGTAGCGCCTAGTGTGGCAGCCGCCATTTTGGCTGCCGATCGGGGGGCTCAAATTATCCGTGTCCATGACGTTCAAGAGACGGTCGACTCCTTGAAGCTCTGGGAAGCTATTCAGGAATAA
- the glmM gene encoding phosphoglucosamine mutase, whose product MKKQYFGTDGIRGEVGQFPIVPEFITRLGYAAGKVLGSQAKPGERCKVLIGKDTRVSGYLLEAALEAGFAAAGVDVMLCGPMPTPGVAYLTKALRLSAGVVISASHNPYQDNGIKFFSAQGGKLSDEFELAIEAELAKPMGCVSSKELGKAFRIDDAAGRYIEFCKSTFPGELNLKGMKLVVDCAHGAAYHTAPHVFHELGAEVISIGVQPDGRNINDGFGATAPAALIAKVKESKADLGIALDGDADRLQMVDASGRLFNGDELLYVLAKDRIDRGQIIGGVVGTLMTNLAVENAIKDLGIGFERANVGDRYVLELLKQKGWIIGGEGSGHLLCLDQHSTGDGIIAALQVLAAMSQTKKSLAQLLDSVTIFPQVLLNIKFKPDYDWKSDEVLKSQISQVESELKGTGRVLIRASGTEPVLRVMVEAQDGDIAMNLAKGIADLIPKS is encoded by the coding sequence ATGAAAAAACAATACTTTGGTACTGATGGTATCCGCGGTGAAGTAGGACAATTTCCGATTGTTCCGGAGTTCATCACGCGCCTTGGTTATGCTGCGGGCAAAGTACTGGGTAGCCAAGCAAAGCCTGGTGAGCGCTGCAAGGTTCTGATTGGTAAAGATACGCGTGTCTCAGGTTATTTATTAGAAGCTGCCTTAGAGGCTGGCTTTGCTGCTGCTGGTGTTGATGTGATGTTGTGCGGTCCAATGCCAACTCCTGGGGTTGCTTACCTTACTAAAGCATTGCGCTTATCTGCAGGCGTAGTCATTTCTGCTTCACACAATCCTTATCAAGATAACGGTATTAAATTCTTCTCCGCACAAGGCGGTAAGTTAAGCGATGAGTTTGAATTGGCTATTGAAGCTGAGCTCGCCAAACCGATGGGTTGTGTCAGCTCAAAAGAATTAGGCAAAGCATTTCGTATTGATGATGCTGCTGGTCGCTATATCGAATTTTGTAAATCGACTTTCCCTGGCGAGCTCAATCTCAAAGGTATGAAGTTGGTTGTCGATTGTGCTCACGGAGCCGCATACCATACTGCCCCTCATGTCTTTCATGAGCTGGGTGCTGAAGTAATCTCGATTGGTGTTCAGCCCGACGGCCGCAATATTAATGACGGCTTTGGTGCTACAGCCCCTGCAGCATTAATTGCTAAGGTTAAAGAAAGCAAAGCAGATCTCGGTATTGCTTTAGATGGTGATGCTGATCGTTTGCAAATGGTCGATGCCTCTGGCCGATTGTTTAATGGCGATGAACTGCTTTACGTTCTTGCCAAAGACCGGATTGATCGTGGCCAAATAATTGGTGGGGTCGTTGGTACCTTAATGACAAACCTTGCCGTGGAAAATGCTATTAAGGATTTAGGCATTGGCTTTGAGCGCGCGAATGTAGGCGATCGTTATGTCTTAGAGTTGCTTAAACAAAAAGGCTGGATTATTGGTGGTGAAGGTTCAGGTCATTTACTTTGCCTTGATCAACATTCAACGGGTGATGGCATCATTGCTGCATTACAGGTGCTGGCAGCGATGAGTCAGACTAAGAAGAGCTTGGCTCAACTCCTGGATTCCGTAACAATCTTCCCCCAAGTGCTTTTAAATATCAAATTCAAGCCTGACTATGATTGGAAGTCCGATGAGGTCCTCAAATCCCAGATAAGCCAGGTCGAAAGCGAACTCAAGGGCACGGGTAGGGTACTTATCCGCGCCTCGGGTACAGAGCCAGTCCTGCGGGTCATGGTAGAGGCTCAGGACGGCGATATAGCCATGAATTTAGCTAAGGGTATTGCCGATCTCATACCAAAATCATAA
- the pstC gene encoding phosphate ABC transporter permease subunit PstC → MIESTQSHSAPTPQALSIAKVQRIQDFLFHGITQFFALTVLITLLGIIISLITNAWPALSTFGIGFFFSEEWDVVQGQFGGLIAIYGTLATSIIALLIAVPLSFGIAVFLTELCPSSLRRPLGTAVELLAAVPSIIYGMFGLFIFAPLFAEYIQPALGGTLGQIPGLGILFSGAFNGIGILSAGLILAMMILPFIASVMRDVFEIVPPVLKESAYGIGCTTWEVVKNVVLPYTKAGVIGGVMLGLGRALGETMAVTFVIGNAHRLSPSLFSPGTSIASTLANEFGEAEAGNHLSSLFALGLALFIITFIVLALAKLMLNNMEKKQGLKT, encoded by the coding sequence ATGATTGAATCGACCCAGTCTCACTCAGCTCCGACGCCACAGGCGCTTAGCATTGCCAAGGTACAGCGTATTCAGGATTTCCTTTTTCATGGAATTACTCAATTCTTTGCTTTGACTGTCTTAATCACCTTGCTCGGCATTATTATTTCGCTAATCACGAACGCTTGGCCCGCTTTGAGTACCTTCGGCATCGGTTTTTTCTTTAGCGAAGAATGGGATGTTGTTCAGGGTCAGTTTGGCGGTCTAATTGCGATCTATGGCACCTTAGCCACGTCTATCATTGCTTTATTGATTGCCGTTCCTCTGAGCTTTGGTATTGCGGTTTTCCTCACCGAATTATGTCCAAGCTCTCTTCGTCGACCTTTAGGAACTGCGGTGGAGTTGCTAGCAGCTGTACCTTCCATTATTTACGGTATGTTTGGTTTGTTTATTTTTGCACCCTTATTCGCCGAATATATCCAGCCAGCCCTGGGTGGAACACTCGGTCAGATTCCTGGTTTGGGCATTCTATTCTCAGGTGCATTTAACGGCATTGGCATCCTGAGTGCCGGCTTGATTTTGGCAATGATGATTTTGCCTTTTATTGCTTCTGTGATGCGCGATGTATTTGAGATTGTTCCACCTGTACTCAAAGAGTCTGCCTATGGTATCGGCTGTACTACTTGGGAAGTGGTTAAAAATGTAGTCCTGCCTTACACCAAGGCTGGTGTGATCGGCGGTGTGATGTTGGGTCTAGGCAGGGCGCTTGGTGAAACCATGGCGGTCACCTTTGTTATTGGCAATGCACACCGCTTATCTCCATCCTTATTCTCGCCAGGTACTTCAATCGCTTCCACACTCGCTAATGAGTTTGGCGAGGCTGAAGCGGGCAATCATTTATCTTCCTTATTCGCCTTAGGTTTGGCGCTTTTCATCATCACATTTATTGTGTTGGCATTGGCTAAATTGATGCTCAACAATATGGAGAAGAAGCAGGGCTTAAAAACATGA